The Rhipicephalus sanguineus isolate Rsan-2018 chromosome 7, BIME_Rsan_1.4, whole genome shotgun sequence genome includes a window with the following:
- the LOC119399067 gene encoding uncharacterized protein LOC119399067 — protein MRSDQSCATVAGYIRTIFAPTGIIVLGHLSYGDNLRPDCAIMPPINYVDPGVLNPGIGYGHSIHDAMHAVACLWNQGVQTSLSVSVTMQARRYKLRTLVQGQTLFYTDCGSGTYEQRITSQEICDDPKSGYSRNIYYAAQYASLITYDNADGFAVTFENAMSLRTKLCDAWNPGAIATPVGLAVYDVNYDRRSSRCDRRWINGTWFRFRFLMRLRDFLGQAQPSSDFLPDCQSGHVICVGSQRGIN, from the exons ATGAGGTCAGACCAGTCCTGCGCCACAGTGGCCGGATATATCCG TACCATCTTCGCTCCGACCGGCATTATCGTCTTGGGACATCTGTCTTACGGCGATAACTTGAGGCCCGATTGCGCCATCATGCCGCCCATCAACTACGTGGACCCGGGCGTTCTGAATCCCGGAATCGGATACGGTCACAGCATT CATGACGCCATGCACGCTGTGGCCTGCCTCTGGAACCAAGGCGTCCAGACCAGCCTTTCCGTGTCCGTCACGATGCAAGCTCGCCGATACAAGCTGAGAACATTGGTACAGGGCCAGACGCTGTTCTACACAGACTGCGGATCTGGCACATACGAACAACGTATCACATCTCAAGAG ATTTGCGACGACCCGAAGTCGGGGTACAGTCGGAACATCTATTACGCCGCTCAGTACGCGTCGCTGATCACTTATGACAATGCGGACGGTTTCGCCGTCACGTTTGAGAACGCTATGTCGTTGCGTACGAAG CTCTGCGATGCCTGGAATCCCGGAGCGATCGCTACACCAGTGGGCCTGGCCGTGTACGACGTCAATTACGACCGAAGGTCTAGCAGGTGCGACCGTCGGTGGATCAACGGAACGTGGTTCCGGTTCCGTTTCCTGATGAGGCTTCGCGACTTCCTGGGTCAGGCTCAACCCTCGAGCGACTTCTTGCCGGATTGCCAATCTGGTCACGTGATCTGCGTAGGGTCCCAAAGGGGAATAAACTAA